The following coding sequences are from one Methanofastidiosum sp. window:
- a CDS encoding MMPL family transporter, which produces MNKILKNGRVLLLIVAVIFSAIAINFNGISTGLDLEGGTLVTLELDRAVATDVMEDTVTRLELRLNRLGISDVSVRPWGESNIMVEVSGTSAEKEESVIKILEEQGVYEARIDGVVAVRGSDIIRVDPPEVRQSGYEGINWNVPFTITKEAGQNFADVAKGKGGYPVDMFLDRPANSVIIMNKAMYNSLTGLPSDLNLSGLDLNVSIPQIENAFSLEKRIGDDIKILTFANSSEIPSLLKDYVGDKERVIVLATEDEVGRDIYTQIMGMGFKTQRELRAANENQADYFRRIVGLMNSPILSENLATGEASATPSYVIQGVAATVEEANKETSELKIILQSGALPIATSIVGKSFISPTLGSEFIRQVLIAGLAALIAVAAIVFIRYRKIYISLPIILISFSEVIIILGVASVIHWTIDLAAMAGIIAAIGTGVDHQIVITDESIMERGGEKRKRKSIKKRVEHAFFIIFTSAFTTIGAMAPLAYLSLGMLRGFAVTTIIGLLIGITITRPAYGNIAKILLKNQ; this is translated from the coding sequence GATAGGGCAGTTGCAACTGACGTAATGGAAGATACAGTTACAAGACTCGAGCTAAGATTAAACAGGCTTGGTATATCAGATGTTAGTGTCAGACCGTGGGGAGAATCTAACATAATGGTTGAGGTTTCAGGTACTTCAGCAGAGAAGGAAGAAAGCGTCATTAAGATCCTTGAAGAGCAGGGTGTTTATGAAGCAAGGATTGATGGAGTAGTTGCAGTAAGAGGATCAGATATTATTAGGGTCGACCCACCGGAAGTCAGACAATCTGGATATGAAGGAATAAACTGGAATGTGCCTTTCACAATCACAAAGGAAGCGGGGCAAAACTTTGCTGACGTTGCCAAAGGCAAAGGTGGATACCCAGTAGACATGTTTCTTGACAGGCCTGCAAATTCAGTGATAATAATGAATAAAGCGATGTACAACTCACTAACTGGGTTACCATCTGACCTAAATCTATCCGGGCTTGATTTAAATGTTTCAATACCCCAAATAGAAAACGCGTTTTCACTTGAAAAGAGAATTGGGGACGATATTAAAATATTGACTTTTGCAAACAGCTCAGAAATTCCTTCACTTTTGAAGGATTATGTAGGAGATAAGGAGAGGGTAATCGTTCTTGCAACAGAAGATGAGGTTGGAAGAGACATCTACACTCAGATAATGGGAATGGGATTCAAAACTCAAAGAGAACTCAGGGCAGCAAATGAGAATCAGGCAGACTATTTCAGGAGGATAGTCGGGCTAATGAACTCCCCCATACTCTCAGAAAATCTTGCCACTGGTGAGGCATCGGCTACACCTTCTTATGTAATCCAAGGAGTTGCCGCAACTGTAGAAGAAGCTAATAAGGAAACTTCAGAATTAAAGATAATTCTTCAGTCTGGGGCTCTTCCTATTGCAACAAGCATTGTTGGAAAGAGCTTTATTTCGCCCACCCTTGGTTCAGAATTTATAAGACAGGTTCTTATAGCAGGGCTTGCCGCACTTATTGCAGTTGCAGCAATTGTTTTCATAAGATACAGGAAAATCTACATTTCTTTGCCTATAATACTAATATCTTTCTCCGAGGTAATTATAATATTGGGAGTTGCTTCAGTTATACACTGGACAATAGATCTTGCAGCTATGGCCGGTATAATTGCCGCCATAGGGACAGGGGTAGATCATCAGATAGTTATTACAGATGAATCCATTATGGAAAGAGGTGGAGAAAAGAGAAAACGAAAGAGTATTAAAAAGAGGGTCGAGCATGCCTTCTTCATAATATTCACATCAGCATTTACTACAATTGGAGCTATGGCACCTCTTGCATATCTGAGTTTGGGAATGCTTAGAGGATTTGCAGTTACTACAATAATAGGTCTTTTGATTGGAATAACAATAACAAGGCCTGCTTACGGCAATATAGCAAAAATTTTATTAAAAAATCAATAA